The Micromonospora sp. NBC_01740 genome includes a window with the following:
- the deoC gene encoding deoxyribose-phosphate aldolase, whose protein sequence is MTATATSARSELSELGRSETALRTFLHGLPGVDQVGAEQRAAQLGTRSIKTTAKAQAIDLAIRMVDLTTLEGADTPGKVRALAAKALRPDPADPSCPHVGAVCVYPAMVPHVAEVLRGSGVHLASVATAFPSGQAPLEVKLADTRAAVTAGADEIDMVINRGAFLAGRYQEVYDEIVATKEACGDAHLKVILETGELATYDNVRRASWLAMLAGGDFIKTSTGKVPVAATPPVTLVMLEAVRDFRAATGRQVGVKPAGGIKTTKDAIKYLVMVNETVGADWLDPDWFRFGASSLLNDLLMQRTKLTTGTYSGPDYFTLD, encoded by the coding sequence ATGACGGCGACAGCGACGTCGGCCCGGTCGGAGCTCTCCGAGTTGGGACGATCCGAGACCGCTCTGCGGACCTTCCTGCACGGCCTGCCCGGCGTGGACCAGGTCGGCGCGGAGCAGCGGGCGGCACAACTCGGCACCCGCTCCATCAAGACCACCGCCAAGGCCCAGGCCATCGACCTGGCGATCCGGATGGTCGACCTGACCACCCTCGAAGGGGCGGACACCCCGGGCAAGGTGCGGGCCCTCGCGGCCAAGGCGCTGCGCCCCGACCCGGCCGACCCGTCCTGCCCGCACGTGGGCGCGGTCTGCGTCTACCCGGCGATGGTCCCGCACGTGGCCGAGGTGCTGCGCGGCTCCGGCGTGCACCTGGCCAGCGTGGCGACCGCCTTCCCGTCGGGCCAGGCCCCGCTGGAGGTCAAGCTCGCCGACACCCGGGCCGCCGTGACGGCCGGCGCCGACGAGATCGACATGGTGATCAACCGGGGCGCCTTCCTCGCCGGCCGCTACCAGGAGGTCTACGACGAGATCGTGGCCACCAAGGAGGCCTGCGGCGACGCGCACCTCAAGGTCATCCTGGAGACCGGCGAGCTGGCCACGTACGACAACGTGCGGCGCGCCTCCTGGCTGGCGATGCTGGCCGGCGGCGACTTCATCAAGACCTCCACCGGCAAGGTCCCGGTGGCGGCCACCCCGCCGGTGACCCTGGTGATGCTGGAGGCCGTCCGCGACTTCCGGGCCGCCACCGGCCGGCAGGTCGGCGTGAAGCCGGCCGGCGGCATCAAGACCACCAAGGACGCCATCAAGTACCTGGTGATGGTCAACGAGACCGTCGGCGCGGACTGGCTGGACCCGGACTGGTTCCGGTTCGGCGCCTCCAGCCTGCTCAACGACCTGCTCATGCAGCGCACCAAGCTGACGACCGGCACCTACTCCGGTCCCGACTACTTCACCCTGGACTGA
- the upp gene encoding uracil phosphoribosyltransferase, with the protein MDVHVIDHPLAQSRLTAMRDARTDSSSFRAALHELTTMLVYEAARSFPVEKYPVQTPVTGTEGTRLANPPLLVPVLRAGLGMADAALGLLPESSMGFVGLARDEETYEPRAYMESLPRDLSGLPVLVLDPMLATGGSLEHCCRLLADRGCTDITVLCVLAAPVGIERLERSGLPLRLVTASIDEGLNDRMFIVPGLGDAGDRQFGGMPRF; encoded by the coding sequence GTGGACGTACACGTCATTGACCATCCGCTCGCCCAGTCGCGGCTGACCGCCATGCGGGACGCGCGCACCGACTCCTCCTCGTTCCGGGCGGCGCTGCACGAACTCACCACCATGCTGGTGTACGAGGCCGCGCGCTCCTTCCCCGTCGAGAAGTACCCGGTGCAGACCCCCGTCACCGGCACCGAGGGCACCCGGCTGGCAAACCCGCCGCTGCTCGTACCGGTGCTGCGGGCCGGCCTGGGCATGGCCGACGCCGCGCTCGGCCTGCTGCCGGAGTCCTCGATGGGCTTCGTCGGCCTGGCCCGGGACGAGGAGACGTACGAGCCGCGCGCCTACATGGAGTCGCTGCCGCGCGACCTGAGCGGCCTGCCGGTGCTGGTGCTCGACCCGATGCTCGCCACCGGCGGCTCGCTGGAGCACTGCTGCCGGCTGCTGGCCGACCGGGGCTGCACCGACATCACCGTGCTCTGCGTGCTCGCCGCGCCCGTCGGCATCGAGCGGCTGGAGCGCTCCGGCCTGCCGCTGCGCCTGGTCACCGCCTCGATCGACGAGGGGCTCAACGACCGCATGTTCATCGTGCCGGGGCTCGGCGACGCGGGCGACCGCCAGTTCGGTGGCATGCCCCGCTTCTGA
- a CDS encoding GOLPH3/VPS74 family protein: MTGVALAEELLLLAYDDETGKATMPRISLDLGMAAAVLIELALAGRIVYSEGSLTVVDPTPTGEPLVDGVLARMAADTPHSPSSWVQRLRHGLRDKILGDLCAQGVVRDVDETELGFIHVHRYPTVDPAVEADTRRRLAEALASGELPDERTAALATLVAVLRMEPALGLSGDAAREARQRLEEIAGGAGFSGTVSLDDSVVRPSVGLVVAALGSAVDAALGPRR, encoded by the coding sequence ATGACTGGTGTTGCGCTCGCCGAAGAGCTGCTTCTCCTCGCGTACGACGACGAGACCGGCAAGGCGACCATGCCGCGGATCAGCCTCGACCTGGGGATGGCCGCCGCGGTGCTGATCGAACTGGCCCTGGCCGGGCGGATCGTGTACTCCGAGGGGTCCCTGACGGTGGTCGACCCGACGCCCACCGGCGAGCCGCTCGTCGACGGGGTCCTCGCCCGCATGGCCGCCGACACGCCCCACAGCCCCTCGTCCTGGGTGCAGCGGCTGCGGCACGGCCTGCGCGACAAGATCCTGGGTGACCTGTGCGCCCAGGGCGTGGTGCGCGACGTCGACGAGACCGAGCTGGGCTTCATCCACGTGCACCGCTACCCGACGGTGGACCCGGCCGTCGAGGCGGACACCCGACGCCGGCTCGCCGAGGCGCTGGCCAGCGGCGAGCTGCCCGACGAGCGGACGGCGGCCCTGGCCACCCTGGTCGCGGTGCTGCGGATGGAGCCGGCGCTCGGCCTGAGCGGTGACGCGGCCCGGGAGGCCCGGCAGCGGCTGGAGGAGATCGCCGGCGGCGCCGGCTTCTCCGGCACCGTCAGCCTGGACGACTCCGTGGTCCGCCCCTCCGTCGGCCTCGTCGTGGCCGCCCTGGGCAGCGCCGTGGACGCCGCCCTGGGCCCCCGCCGCTAA